In the genome of Gordonia rubripertincta, one region contains:
- the greA gene encoding transcription elongation factor GreA — MTDTQVTWLTQESHDRLKSELDSLIANRPVIAAEINERREEGDLKENGGYHAAREEQGQQEARIRQLQELLNNAKVGEAPTQSGVALPGSVVTVYYDGDEKDTETFLIATREEGASGGKLETYSPSSPLGSALIDAKVGETREYSVPSGATVKVTLVSAEPYHG, encoded by the coding sequence ATGACCGACACCCAGGTGACCTGGCTGACCCAAGAGTCGCACGACCGCCTCAAGAGCGAGCTCGACTCATTGATCGCCAACCGTCCGGTCATTGCTGCCGAGATCAATGAGCGACGCGAAGAAGGCGACCTCAAGGAGAACGGTGGCTACCACGCCGCCCGCGAAGAGCAGGGCCAGCAGGAGGCGCGCATCCGCCAGCTGCAGGAACTGCTGAACAACGCGAAGGTCGGCGAGGCGCCGACCCAGTCCGGCGTCGCCCTGCCCGGTTCCGTCGTCACCGTCTACTACGACGGCGACGAGAAGGACACCGAGACCTTCCTCATCGCGACCCGCGAAGAAGGCGCCTCGGGCGGCAAGCTCGAGACCTACTCCCCCAGCTCGCCCCTGGGCTCGGCCCTGATCGACGCCAAGGTCGGCGAGACCCGCGAGTATTCGGTGCCCAGCGGCGCGACCGTCAAGGTGACCCTCGTCAGTGCGGAGCCGTACCACGGCTGA